Proteins co-encoded in one Arachis hypogaea cultivar Tifrunner chromosome 13, arahy.Tifrunner.gnm2.J5K5, whole genome shotgun sequence genomic window:
- the LOC112737588 gene encoding uncharacterized protein: MMKKCELCKVRARTFCESDQASLCWTCDANVHGANFLVAKHSRTLLCRDCYSLTPWKATGAALLNAVSLCHSCSKGEQEKPKEEESEGENNDETEIEDDDDDDGFEDVDGENQVVPWCSSTTPPPPPSSSAGSEESGFGAGDGFDLATSLKRRRDVDASDRDLQEASNASICERRRVAEDHH; the protein is encoded by the exons ATGATGAAGAAGTGCGAACTGTGCAAGGTTAGGGCTAGGACTTTCTGCGAGTCGGACCAGGCTAGCTTATGCTGGACCTGCGACGCTAATGTTCACGGTGCTAACTTCCTTGTGGCTAAGCACTCCAGGACGCTCCTCTGCCGCGACTGTTACTCACTTACGCCGTGGAAAGCCACCGGCGCCGCACTCCTTAACGCCGTTTCCCTCTGCCACAGTTGTTCCAAGGGAGAACAAGAAaaaccaaaagaagaagagagcgaAGGGGAAAATAACGACGAGACAGAAATCgaagacgacgacgacgacgacggttTCGAAGATGTGGACGGAGAAAATCAGGTTGTGCCTTGGTGCTCTTCCACCACCCCGCCGCCTCCGCCGTCGAGTTCCGCCGGCAGCGAAGAGTCCGGGTTCGGCGCTGGAGATGGTTTTGACCTGGCGACGTCGTTGAAACGACGGCGTGACGTCGACGCTTCGGATCGTGACCTTCAG GAAGCCTCGAACGCTTCGATTTGTGAGCGGCGGAGGGTGGCAGAGGACCACCACTGA
- the LOC140177473 gene encoding uncharacterized protein yields MLNCTISFEKYRKVSRCKTTKKIWNKLQVTYEGTTQIKRTRIDMLSKEYTMFSMKEGESIDKMFERFNVIINGLDALGITHPETVLVRKVLRCLTKEWETRAIVIVESSGIDQMTYDDLRGNLLAFETTYLKNDTKRKEITLKSFNKSLDDESNDNLSYDKFVLFAKKFRKMMKIKERSKGGSLGRPKRDLSKIICHNYKEAGHYKFDCPKLKKEEKTKKEKK; encoded by the coding sequence ATGCTTAACTGTACTATCAGCTTTGAGAAATACCGAAAGGTATCAAGATGcaaaacaacaaagaaaatctGGAACAAGCTCCAAGTCACCTATGAAGGGACTACCCAAATCAAGAGAACCAGAATAGACATGCTGAGCAAAGAGTACACAATGTTCtctatgaaggaaggagaatctattgacaaaatgtttgaaagattcaacgTCATCATCaatggcttagatgctctggggATTACTCATCCTGAAACTgtgttagtgagaaaagttctgagatgtctcactaaagagtgggaaactaGGGCTATTGTTATAGTTGAGAGTAGTGGCATTGATCAAATGACATATGATGATCTGAGgggaaatttacttgcttttgaaaccACTTACTTGAAAAATGacacaaaaaggaaagaaattactCTCAAATCATTCAATAAgtccctggatgatgaatccaatgATAATTTATCTTATGACAAGTTTGTTCTGTTTGCTAAGAAATTTAGGAAAATGATGAAGATTAAAGAAAGAAGCAAGGGAGGCAGCTTAGGAAGACCAAAAAGGGACTTAAGCAAGATCATCTGCCACAACTACAAAGAGGCTGGACACTACAAGTTTGACTGTCCaaagttgaagaaagaagaaaagaccaagaaagaaaagaagtag